One Camelina sativa cultivar DH55 chromosome 3, Cs, whole genome shotgun sequence genomic window carries:
- the LOC104776132 gene encoding CO(2)-response secreted protease-like: MKPFTFFTPFLLFLYLLCILFTTETEAGSRNGDGIYIVYMGTASSAANAYRAQILINTMFKRRANDLVYTYKHGFTGFAAHMTAEEAKVIAKKPGVVSVFPDPNFQLHTTHSWDFLKYQTSVKIDSGPPSTTADGSYDSIVGILDTGIWPESESFNDKDLGPIPSRWKGTCMEAKDFKSTNCNRKIIGARYYKNPEDDSEYDTTRDVIGHGSHVSSTIAGSAVENASYYGVASGTAKGGSPNARIAMYKVCNPGGCTGSSILAAFDDAIGDGVDVLSLSLGAPAYARIDLNTDPIAIGAFHAMEQGILVICSAGNDGPDGGTVTNTAPWIMTVAANTIDRDFESDVVLGGNKVIKGEGIHFSNASKSPVYPLIHGKFAKNADASEGEARACDYGSLDQEKVKGKVVLCENVGGSYYASSAREEVKSKGGIGCVFVDDRTRAVASTYGAFPTTVIDSKEAAEIFSYLNSTKDPVATILPTVTVEKFTPAPTVAYFSSRGPSSLTRSILKPDITAPGVAILAAWTGNDSAISLEGKPASQYNVISGTSMAAPHVTAVASLIKSQHPTWGPSAIKSAIMTTATQANNDKGLITTETGAAATPYDSGAGELSSTASMQPGLVYETTETDYLNFLCYYGYNVTTIKTMSKALPVNFTCPADSNLDLISTINYPSIGISGFKGNGNITVTRTVTNVGGDGVAIYTVSVETPQGFNIQVTPEKLQFTKNGEKLTYQVIVSATASLKQDVFGALTWSNAKYKVRSPIVISSESSRTN; encoded by the exons ATGAAACCCTTTACCTTCTTCACaccctttttattatttctatatCTCTTATGTATCTTGTTTACGACAGAAACGGAAGCAGGATCAAGAAATGGTGATGGGATTTACATCGTCTACATGGGAACAGCTTCCTCTGCCGCAAACGCTTATAGAGCTCAGATACTCATAAATACCATGTTTAAAAG GAGAGCGAACGATCTCGTCTACACATATAAGCATGGCTTCACGGGTTTTGCAGCTCATATGACAGCAGAAGAGGCCAAAGTCATAGCCAAAAAACCGGGAGTGGTTTCGGTTTTTCCTGATCCAAACTTCCAGCTACACACAACTCATTCATGGGACTTTCTCAAGTACCAAACATCAGTAAAGATCGACTCCGGTCCACCTTCAACAACCGCAGATGGATCATATGATAGCATTGTCGGCATTCTGGACACTG ggATATGGCCAGAATCAGAAAGCTTCAATGACAAAGACTTGGGTCCAATTCCGTCTCGGTGGAAAGGTACATGCATGGAAGCAAAGGACTTCAAGTCTACTAACTGTAACAG AAAGATCATTGGAGCAAGATATTACAAAAATCCTGAGGATGATTCAGAATACGATACCACAAGGGATGTGATCGGTCATGGTTCTCATGTGTCCTCCACCATAGCTGGATCAGCAGTGGAGAACGCGTCCTACTACGGTGTAGCTTCCGGGACCGCAAAGGGAGGTTCACCAAATGCAAGGATTGCTATGTACAAAGTATGCAATCCCGGGGGATGCACAGGCTCTTCTATCCTAGCTGCTTTCGATGATGCAATAGGGGATGGAGTTGATGTTCTATCTCTGTCCCTCGGAGCTCCAGCATACGCTCGCATCGACCTGAACACTGATCCTATCGCCATAGGAGCTTTTCACGCGATGGAGCAAGGAATCTTGGTTATCTGCTCTGCAGGTAATGATGGGCCTGATGGCGGTACAGTTACCAATACTGCACCTTGGATAATGACCGTCGCTGCCAACACCATTGATAGGGACTTTGAGTCTGATGTTGTGCTAGGCGGCAATAAAGTCATCAAG GGTGAAGGTATACACTTTTCAAACGCTAGTAAATCTCCTGTGTATCCTCTGATTCATGGCAAGTTTGCTAAGAACGCTGATGCATCAGAAGGAGAAGCCAG GGCCTGTGACTATGGTTCTCTAGATCAAGAGAAGGTAAAAGGGAAAGTTGTGTTATGCGAGAACGTTGGTGGATCATATTATGCATCATCAGCTAGAGAAGAGGTGAAAAGCAAAGGAGGTATTGGTTGCGTCTTTGTAGATGACAGAACTAGAGCAGTTGCTAGCACTTATGGCGCTTTTCCTACAACTGTAATTGACTCAAAGGAAGCAGCTGAGATCTTCTCCTATCTCAACTCAACCAA AGATCCCGTGGCCACAATTCTTCCAACTGTAACAGTTGAGAAGTTCACACCCGCACCAACTGTTGCATATTTCTCTTCCAGAGGACCTTCAAGTCTCACAAGAAGCATTCTCAAA CCTGACATTACAGCACCAGGAGTCGCAATACTCGCTGCGTGGACAGGAAACGACTCAGCCATTTCACTAGAAGGCAAGCCGGCTTCTCAGTATAACGTCATATCAGGAACTTCCATGGCAGCTCCTCACGTAACAGCGGTTGCATctctcatcaaatcacaacatccCACATGGGGTCCATCTGCGATAAAATCAGCAATTATGACAACAG CAACTCAAGCAAACAACGACAAAGGTCTTATAACAACAGAAACTGGTGCAGCAGCCACGCCTTATGACTCTGGAGCAGGGGAACTAAGCTCAACAGCATCAATGCAACCAGGACTAGTCTACGAGACAACTGAAACTGACTACCTGAACTTTCTATGTTACTATGGATACAACGTAACCACAATCAAGACTATGTCAAAAGCACTTCCTGTGAATTTTACTTGCCCTGCAGATTCCAACTTAGACTTAATCTCAACCATCAATTACCCGTCAATTGGAATCTCTGGATTCAAAGGAAATGGGAATATAACAGTTACAAGGACAGTGACCAATGTTGGTGGAGATGGCGTGGCTATTTATACAGTCAGCGTGGAAACACCACAAGGGTTTAATATTCAAGTGACGCCAGAAAAACtccaatttacaaaaaatggtGAGAAGTTGACATACCAGGTGATAGTGTCTGCTACAGCTTCACTTAAGCAAGATGTATTTGGGGCTCTAACTTGGTCTAACGCCAAGTACAAGGTCAGAAGCCCAATTGTGATTAGTAGCGAGAGTAGCCGCACAAACTGA
- the LOC104776130 gene encoding GDSL esterase/lipase At1g20120-like produces MKQHRLIYSRLIGCVFFLLLSFCFCIFFVTTTHSQVIHHRRLRPWLLPDSGPGPPPDPSPSPPHNKTTPAVFFFGDSIIDTGNNNNLTTEMRCNFPPYGMSFPSGVATGRFSNGKVASDYISEYLGLKPIVPAYFDPNVHLEDLLTGVSFASGGSGYYPLTPKISRVKSMLDQLTYFQRHTRFYCTTRVKRLIGKEKADQLLAKGLSVVVAGSNDLVITYYGQGAQWLKDDVNYYTSKMANSAASFVMQLYEYGARQIAVLGTPPLGCVPLQRTLKGGLRRDCAQDINYASQLFNAKLSITLDELAKTLPNSNIIYIDIYSAFSHIIENSADYGFEEIKKGCCGTGFVEAGPLCNRFTPFLCSNVSAYMFWDGFHPTQRFYKILTKILFEKYIHKLN; encoded by the exons ATGAAACAACATAGGCTGATTTATTCCAGATTAATTggatgtgttttctttcttttattatcattttgtttttgtatcttcttcGTGACCACCACCCATTCCCAAGTGATCCACCACCGACGTCTACGGCCATGGCTACTGCCAGACTCAGGGCCAGGCCCACCACCCGACCCATCTCCGTCACCACCACATAACAAAACCACACCGGCAGTGTTCTTTTTTGGGGATTCGATCATAGATAcgggaaataataataatctaacaaCAGAAATGAGATGTAATTTTCCTCCATATGGTATGAGTTTTCCATCCGGAGTTGCCACTGGTAGATTCAGCAACGGCAAGGTCGCTTCcgattatatat CCGAATATTTGGGATTAAAACCAATAGTGCCGGCATATTTTGACCCCAATGTACACCTTGAAGACCTTCTCACCGGTGTATCATTTGCTTCAGGTGGTAGTGGCTATTACCCTTTGACACCCAAAATATCA AGAGTAAAGTCAATGTTGGACCAGTTGACATATTTTCAACgacataca aggttttactgtacaaCGAGAGTAAAGAGGTTAATAGGAAAAGAGAAGGCCGATCAACTTTTAGCCAAGGGCTTATCCGTTGTGGTTGCAGGCAGCAACGATTTGGTTATTACATATTACGGTCAAGGTGCTCAATGGCTCAAAGACGATGTTAACTACTATACTTCAAAGATGGCTAATTCTGCCGCAAGTTTTGTTATG CAATTATATGAATATGGAGCAAGACAAATAGCAGTGCTAGGAACACCACCACTTGGATGCGTACCATTACAAAGAACTCTAAAAGGAGGTCTTCGTAGAGATTGTGCTCAAGATATAAACTATGCTTCTCAGCTGTTCAACGCCAAACTCTCCATCACTTTGGACGAATTAGCAAAAACCCTACCAAATTCCAATATCATTTACATTGACATATACTCTGCTTTCAGTCACATCATAGAAAATTCAGCCGATTATG GGTTTGAAGAGATAAAGAAAGGTTGTTGTGGAACTGGATTTGTGGAAGCAGGTCCACTTTGCAATCGGTTCACTCCATTTCTGTGCTCCAATGTTTCTGCTTACATGTTTTGGGATGGTTTCCATCCAACCCAACGATTCTATAAAATCTTAACCAAGATACTTTTTGAGAAATACATCCACAAGTTAAATTGA
- the LOC104776129 gene encoding anther-specific proline-rich protein APG-like, translating into MTRSSLVDSCSYSRISRFIFFLLSFCIFFLTTTNAQVMHRQLWPWPMWPRPYPQPWPMDPPAFDPLPKSSPPPSPSPKPVSPPGPSPCPPTPPKPQPKPPPAPSPSACPPPAPSPSACPPPPPKPQPKPPPPACPPTPPKPAPKPAPPPAPKPVPCPSPPKPAPPAPKNKPPPAPAPKPIPTPPPAPKPKPAPSPPKPENKTIPAVIFFGDSVFDTGNNNNRDTKMKSNYRPYGMDFKFGVATGRFSNGRVASDYLAKYLGVKEIVPAYFDSKTQPNDLLTGVSFASGGAGYNPATSKAANAIPMLDQLTYFQDYIEKVNKVVRQEQTGEVLAGLEKTNKIISKGVAIVVAGSNDLIITYFGSGAQRLKNDVDSYTTFIADSAASFVLQLYGYGARRIGVIGAPPLGCVPSQLVKKKKQCNKELNYAAQLFNSKLILILGQLSKTLPNSTLVYMDIYTVFSQMLETPGDYGFEEVKKPCCKTGLLSGGALCKKSTSKICPNTSSYLFWDGMHPTQRAYETINKALVNEYGYILSK; encoded by the exons ATGACGCGATCGTCCTTGGTCGATTCTTGTTCATATTCGAGAATATctcgttttattttctttctgttatccttttgtatcttcttcttgacAACGACCAATGCTCAAGTCATGCATAGACAGCTCTGGCCTTGGCCAATGTGGCCTCGGCCGTATCCACAGCCGTGGCCGATGGATCCACCAGCATTTGACCCATTACCAAAGTCTTCCCCACCACCTAGCCCATCCCCAAAACCTGTCTCACCACCAGGACCATCTCCATGCCCACCAACACCACCAAAGCCTCAACCCAAGCCACCACCAGCACCTAGCCCATCTGCATGCCCACCACCAGCACCTAGCCCATCTGCAtgcccaccaccaccacctaaGCCCCAACCAAAGCCGCCACCACCAGCATGCCCACCAACACCACCTAAACCAGCACCAAAGCCAGCGCCACCACCAGCACCAAAGCCAGTCCCATGTCCATCACCACCAAAGCCAGCGCCACCAGCTCCAAAGAATAAGCCACCACCTGCCCCAGCTCCAAAACCTATCCCAACACCACCGCCTGCCCCAAAGCCAAAACCTGCTCCGTCACCACCTAAGCCAGAGAACAAAACCATACCGGCCGTGATTTTCTTTGGGGATTCGGTCTTTGACACAGGGAATAACAATAACCGAGACACAAAGATGAAAAGTAATTATCGTCCTTATGGTATGGATTTCAAATTCGGAGTTGCCACTGGTAGATTCAGCAATGGAAGGGTTGCTTCTGATTATCTAG CCAAATATCTTGGAGTAAAAGAAATCGTACCTGCATATTTCGACTCGAAAACACAACCAAACGATCTTCTTACGGGCGTCTCTTTTGCCTCGGGTGGTGCTGGCTACAACCCTGCGACATCCAAAGCAGCA AATGCAATACCAATGCTCGACCAATTGACATATTTCCAAGACTACATAGAGAAAGTAAATAAGGTAGTAAGACAAGAGCAGACTGGAGAAGTGTTGGCAGGTTTAGAGAAGACCAATAAGATAATATCCAAAGGAGTAGCAATCGTCGTAGCGGGAAGTAATGATTTGATCATTACATATTTTGGAAGTGGTGCTCAACGACTCAAAAATGACGTCGACTCTTATACCACTTTCATTGCTGACTCTGCCGCCAGTTTCGTTTTG CAATTGTATGGATATGGAGCAAGACGTATAGGAGTGATCGGAGCACCACCACTTGGATGTGTACCATCACAActagtaaagaaaaagaaacaatgcaaCAAAGAGCTTAATTATGCTGCTCAGCTTTTCAACTCTAAACTCATCCTGATCTTGGGTCAACTGTCAAAAACGCTACCAAATTCTACATTGGTTTATATGGATATCTACACTGTCTTCAGTCAGATGCTAGAAACTCCTGGAGATTATG GATTTGAAGAAGTAAAAAAACCGTGTTGCAAAACAGGATTATTGAGCGGAGGTGCCCTCTGCAAAAAGTCTACATCGAAAATATGTCCCAATACATCTTCTTATTTGTTTTGGGACGGTATGCATCCTACTCAGAGAGCTTATGAAACTATAAACAAAGCACTTGTAAACGAATACggttatattttatctaaataa
- the LOC104778796 gene encoding SKP1-like protein 4 — MYNSLLEVIDNPSQYDVCPDVLNAELLADETGTAYPCHVRLVPNFFLPTRNWNWSDLSIKQVEPSTSIPQNLENDELKNWDTEFVKVDQPTLFDLILAANYLNISGLLDLTCQAVADQMKGKTPDEMRAHFNIKNDYTPEEEEEVRNENKWAFE, encoded by the exons ATGTATAACTCACTTCTTGAGGTCATTGATAATCCTAGCCAATATG atGTTTGTCcggatgttcttaatgctgagcTGCTAGCGGATGAGACTGGAACTGCGTATCCATGCCACGTTCGATT ggttcctaatttttttttaccaacaaGAAATTGGAATTGGTCAGATCTCTCTATAAAACAGGTGGAACCTTCAACCTCAATTCCCCAAAACCTCGAGAACGATGAGCTTAAGAATTGGGATACCGAATTCGTTAAAGTCGATCAGCCTACTCTCTTCGATCTTATTCTG gctgCTAACTATCTGAACATCAGTGGACTTCTTGACCTTACGTGCCAGGCCGTGGCTGATCAGATGAAAGGCAAAACTCCAGACGAGATGCGTGCTCACTTCAACATCAAGAACGATTACACaccggaggaagaagaggaggttcGCAATGAGAACAAGTGGGCGTTCGAGTGA